In one Magallana gigas chromosome 7, xbMagGiga1.1, whole genome shotgun sequence genomic region, the following are encoded:
- the LOC117684530 gene encoding uncharacterized protein isoform X1 — protein sequence MLKIPGYLFLILMSGCLNANDVNKIDEWNHCIQQNSHLLEIKINGCVFVSDTHQNLQQQCDLQNRSLELWTIGEIADLKACVQMDCHEMKKAVLMECVKKAIGSWVEKGMPVVNKTQCIRCKIDCKASDCNAMKIEVCKSTDESRDVKKTTKTTYLSTKELQNQTTKISQYQETTAAKDTTKYTREITTLNKLEQTVEDASYTITPRDEMSSLEKDVRNLNAMVAIYCLSVLVILLSLLVLFLLYLRCSHQKRQNLKNMSGVPNNDQPENMAKNTGVYELADNSKLEAMEGDTKVPMTGTKEDVYNRLWEKPAEKENVYNKCTLERNETSVYDVTGGPKCISATVNANYDHVTLGNANLHTPI from the exons ATGCTTAAGATACCAGGATACTTATTCTTGATCTTAATGTCAG gATGTTTGAACGCCAATGATGTCAACAAAATTGACGAATGGAATCACTGCATACAACAAAACTCTCATTTGCTTGAAATCAAA ATAAATGGTTGTGTATTTGTTTCTGACACTCATCAAAACCTTCAACAACAATGTGACCTCCAAAACCGTTCATTGGAGTTATGGACGATAG GCGAAATCGCAGATCTAAAAGCCTGTGTACAAATGGATTGTCATGAGATGAAAAAAGCTGTGCTTATGGAATGTGTCAAAAAGGCTATTGGTTCCTGGGTAGAAAAAG GTATGCCAGTTGTCAATAAAACACAGTGCATAAGATGTAAGATCGACTGTAAAGCTAGTGATTGCAATGCGATGAAGATAGAAGTTTGTAAAAGCACTGATGAGTCAAGAGatgtaaagaaaacaacaaaaacgaCGTACTTGTCAACAAAAGAATTACAAAACCAGACGACAAAAATCTCACAATACCAGGAAACAACGGCAGCAAAAGACACAACAAAATATACCCGTGAAATAACTACTTTAAATAAATTGGAACAAACAGTTGAAGATGCTTCGTACACAATAACACCACGTGACGAGATGTCGTCACTTGAAAAAG ATGTAAGGAACCTCAATGCTATGGTCGCAATATATTGTCTTTCCGTTTTGGTGATACTGTTAAGTTTGCTGGTCCTTTTTCTTCTGTACCTGAG GTGTTCCCATCAAAAGAGgcagaatttgaaaaatatgtcaGGTGTTCCTAACAACGATCAACCAGAAAATATGGCAAAAAACACGGGGGTTTATGAATTAGCAGACAATTCAAAGCTCGAGGCAATGGAAGGGGATACCAAAGTTCCCATGACAGGCACTAAGGAAGATGTATATAACCGCCTTTGGGAGAAACCggctgaaaaagaaaatgtttacaataaatGTACCTTGGAAAGAAATGAAACTTCTGTTTATGACGTAACAGGTGGTCCAAAATGTATTTCAGCGACAGTGAACGCAAATTACGATCACGTGACATTGGGTAATGCAAACTTACACACTCCAATTTAG